A stretch of Brassica napus cultivar Da-Ae chromosome C6, Da-Ae, whole genome shotgun sequence DNA encodes these proteins:
- the LOC106404716 gene encoding putative methyltransferase-like protein 7A isoform X2 yields the protein MLFVQRMFQEHIIRRGRRYVRRLNSWLLNSTMQSYWDEIEHFKNKVFDELTTKDEKVLEIGIGTGPNMRYFAARNVNVTLLGLDPNPKMKKYARKAAVRAGLNPKNFRFTQGVGEAIPLEDGSVDAVVATLVLCSVSDVTQTLIEIKRVLRPGGSFIFLEHVAAEDGSLFRRLQKLLDPLQQILADGCHLTRNTRECILEAGFSGGAEIETVSMYSFPWITRPHIYGVAYK from the exons ATGCTTTTTGTTCAAAG GATGTTCCAGGAGCACATCATCCGCAGGGGCCGGAGGTACGTTAGAAGGCTTAACTCTTGGCTTTTGAACTCAACGATGCAGTCTTATTGGGATGAG ATTGAACATTTCAAGAATAAAGTGTTTGATGAACTGACTACAAAAGATGAGAAGGTGTTGGAGATTGGTATTGGGACAGGTCCTAATATGAGATACTTCGCCGCTCGTAATGTGAATGTAACTCTTCTTGGGTTGGATCCAAATCCTAAAATGAAGAAGTATGCACGCAAAGCCGCTGTGAGAGCAGGATTGAATCCTAAAAACTTTAGATTCACGCAAGGA GTAGGAGAGGCTATACCATTAGAAGATGGTTCAGTGGATGCAGTCGTTGCAACACTTGTTCTATGTTCTGTCTCCGATGTCACTCAAACACTCATTG AAATCAAGCGAGTGCTGAGACCAGGAGGGAGTTTCATCTTCTTAGAACATGTGGCAGCAGAAG ATGGATCTCTCTTCAGGCGTTTGCAGAAACTGTTGGATCCATTGCAGCAGATATTAGCAGATGGATGCCATTTGACAAGAAACACGAGAGAGTGCATCTTGGAAGCTGGTTTCAGCGGTGGTGCCGAAATAGAGACGGTGTCGATGTATAGTTTCCCGTGGATAACAAGACCTCATATCTATGGAGTAGCTTACAAGTAA
- the LOC106404716 gene encoding putative methyltransferase-like protein 7A isoform X1, translating into MLFVQRMFQEHIIRRGRRYVRRLNSWLLNSTMQSYWDEIEHFKNKVFDELTTKDEKVLEIGIGTGPNMRYFAARNVNVTLLGLDPNPKMKKYARKAAVRAGLNPKNFRFTQGVGEAIPLEDGSVDAVVATLVLCSVSDVTQTLIEIKRVLRPGGSFIFLEHVAAEGTLNGSLFRRLQKLLDPLQQILADGCHLTRNTRECILEAGFSGGAEIETVSMYSFPWITRPHIYGVAYK; encoded by the exons ATGCTTTTTGTTCAAAG GATGTTCCAGGAGCACATCATCCGCAGGGGCCGGAGGTACGTTAGAAGGCTTAACTCTTGGCTTTTGAACTCAACGATGCAGTCTTATTGGGATGAG ATTGAACATTTCAAGAATAAAGTGTTTGATGAACTGACTACAAAAGATGAGAAGGTGTTGGAGATTGGTATTGGGACAGGTCCTAATATGAGATACTTCGCCGCTCGTAATGTGAATGTAACTCTTCTTGGGTTGGATCCAAATCCTAAAATGAAGAAGTATGCACGCAAAGCCGCTGTGAGAGCAGGATTGAATCCTAAAAACTTTAGATTCACGCAAGGA GTAGGAGAGGCTATACCATTAGAAGATGGTTCAGTGGATGCAGTCGTTGCAACACTTGTTCTATGTTCTGTCTCCGATGTCACTCAAACACTCATTG AAATCAAGCGAGTGCTGAGACCAGGAGGGAGTTTCATCTTCTTAGAACATGTGGCAGCAGAAGGTACATTAA ATGGATCTCTCTTCAGGCGTTTGCAGAAACTGTTGGATCCATTGCAGCAGATATTAGCAGATGGATGCCATTTGACAAGAAACACGAGAGAGTGCATCTTGGAAGCTGGTTTCAGCGGTGGTGCCGAAATAGAGACGGTGTCGATGTATAGTTTCCCGTGGATAACAAGACCTCATATCTATGGAGTAGCTTACAAGTAA
- the LOC106354076 gene encoding putative methyltransferase-like protein 7A, producing MKALENQTETSSLRKIAMAILNFTPSSMFPVTIDSARGTRVRGSIIKMQKSLNTTDPPASPGFSLCTCGRKHFLGEATTPFLPISPSYAAPSTAPNSTEVLNQLRPPKPDWYFELYGYFRSAGMERYEKEIAVYKRKLFANLVGKAETVLEIGIGAGPNIKYYNNIPNVCVLGVDPNPKMESHARKSAIEAGVKSENFKFIHAVAESMPLEDASVDAVVGSLVMCSVSDIPQTLKEIKRILKPGGLYLFVEHVAAEDGTFLRMVQNVLDPLQQVVADGCHLTRSTEDYLLEAGFKGGVDINKVSLSAFYHLSPHLYGVAYN from the exons ATGAAGGCATTAGAGAATCAAACTGAGACGAGTAGTTTGAGAAAAATAGCAATGGCCATCCTGAATTTCACACCTTCATCAATGTTCCCGGTGACCATAGATTCAGCTCGAGGAACAAGAGTTAGAGGTTCTATCATCAAAATGCAGAAGAGTCTCAATACTACGGATCCTCCTGCCTCACCTGGTTTCAGCTTATGTACGTGCGGAAGAAAGCATTTCCTAGGAGAAGCTACGACGCCGTTTCTTCCAATCTCTCCTTCCTACGCTGCTCCATCCACAGCTCCAAACTCAACG GAAGTATTGAACCAATTGCGTCCTCCTAAGCCTGACTGGTATTTTGAGCTCTATGGTTATTTTAGGAGCGCAGGGATGGAAAGATATGAGAAAGAG ATTGCTGTTTACAAGAGGAAACTCTTTGCAAATTTGGTGGGAAAAGCAGAAACTGTTTTGGAAATTGGTATTGGAGCTGGTCCGAACATCAAGTACTACAACAATATTCCAAACGTCTGTGTTCTTGGTGTGGATCCAAACCCTAAGATGGAAAGTCACGCACGCAAATCCGCTATAGAAGCAGGAGTGAAATCCGAAAACTTCAAGTTCATTCACGCG GTCGCAGAATCTATGCCATTAGAAGATGCATCAGTTGATGCAGTTGTTGGAAGTCTTGTGATGTGTTCTGTCTCGGATATCCCTCAAACACTCAAAG AGATAAAACGGATCCTAAAACCAGGAGGGCTTTACCTCTTCGTGGAACATGTTGCAGCAGAAG aTGGAACATTTCTGAGGATGGTGCAGAACGTATTGGATCCATTACAACAAGTTGTAGCCGACGGATGTCATCTAACGAGGAGCACAGAAGACTACCTTTTAGAAGCTGGGTTCAAAGGTGGTGTAGATATTAACAAGGTCTCTCTTTCTGCCTTTTACCACTTAAGCCCTCATCTTTATGGAGTTGcttataattaa